From the genome of Desulfobulbaceae bacterium, one region includes:
- a CDS encoding multidrug effflux MFS transporter has product MQSSFFRTALVLGLLSAIGPFAIDMYLPALPSIGLSLGASMNAVQATLMVFFVSMGIGQIIYGPLSDMMGRKVPLYFGLVVFAIGSIGCALAPDIRMLVVFRFIQGLGACAGMVVPRAVVRDLYTGSDAARLMSRLMLVFSISPILAPLVGSVLIEWAGWRSVFWVVTVFAILGLALLFASFSETRPPAQRVDSSLRSAFAAYSVLLRDRKFLRVVFVGAFGIASFFAYLANSSFVLINHYGLTPRQYSITFAANAASFIGVSQLTGLLGKRFGLVTVVKVAVNGYAAVMALLLTLNLLGIDRLDVLIALLFLGYGFLGLVTPITAVLALEEQGAIAGTASALMGTVQFMLGAVVVGLVGMLVDGTARPMIMGITVCSAMACLLARGPLRSAHRTELRS; this is encoded by the coding sequence ATGCAATCATCTTTCTTTCGCACAGCTCTGGTACTTGGACTGTTGTCAGCCATCGGTCCTTTTGCAATCGACATGTACCTTCCGGCGCTACCCTCTATCGGTTTGAGCCTGGGGGCGTCCATGAACGCGGTTCAGGCGACTCTGATGGTTTTTTTTGTGTCGATGGGCATCGGCCAGATTATTTATGGACCGTTGTCCGATATGATGGGCCGCAAGGTGCCGTTGTATTTTGGTCTCGTTGTGTTTGCCATTGGCAGCATCGGCTGCGCATTGGCCCCTGATATCCGGATGTTGGTCGTGTTCCGTTTTATTCAAGGACTGGGGGCCTGTGCCGGGATGGTGGTGCCGCGCGCCGTAGTGCGCGACCTGTACACCGGGAGTGATGCGGCGCGGCTTATGTCGAGGCTGATGCTGGTGTTCAGCATCTCTCCGATCCTGGCTCCGCTGGTTGGCAGCGTGCTTATTGAGTGGGCTGGGTGGCGGAGTGTGTTCTGGGTTGTCACCGTCTTCGCTATCCTGGGATTGGCCTTGTTGTTTGCCAGCTTTTCGGAGACGCGACCGCCTGCGCAGCGGGTGGACAGTAGCCTCCGCAGCGCCTTTGCTGCGTATAGCGTGCTGCTGCGCGATCGCAAATTCTTACGGGTGGTGTTTGTTGGTGCGTTTGGTATCGCCAGTTTTTTTGCCTATCTGGCCAATTCCTCATTCGTTCTGATTAATCACTATGGTCTGACGCCGCGCCAGTACAGCATCACCTTTGCGGCCAACGCTGCTTCCTTTATCGGCGTCTCGCAACTCACTGGTCTGCTTGGAAAACGCTTCGGCCTGGTCACGGTGGTTAAGGTGGCGGTCAACGGATATGCGGCTGTTATGGCATTGCTTCTCACCTTAAACCTGCTGGGTATTGATCGACTTGATGTGCTGATTGCCCTGCTGTTCTTGGGGTATGGTTTTCTAGGGCTTGTAACGCCGATCACCGCTGTGCTTGCGCTGGAAGAACAGGGCGCGATTGCAGGTACGGCATCGGCGCTGATGGGAACGGTGCAGTTTATGCTCGGGGCGGTGGTTGTGGGGCTCGTGGGTATGCTGGTTGATGGCACGGCACGACCAATGATCATGGGCATCACGGTATGTTCGGCAATGGCGTGTCTCTTGGCCCGCGGCCCGCTGAGAAGCGCACACCGGACGGAGTTGCGGAGTTAA